A part of Podarcis muralis chromosome 15, rPodMur119.hap1.1, whole genome shotgun sequence genomic DNA contains:
- the LOC144325680 gene encoding maestro heat-like repeat-containing protein family member 2A: MQPPYVALVTPLCHALRLLAEQRLRRVGHQQNGLGTGGLPTPQELMARLLALAVSPLEGTGRGAAVLLLMNALRPEAYRDVGEHWWVEIPALVRYLEGHSKYTLEPAAWEAKLLEVTPVGRANQLFLWHC; this comes from the exons ATGCAGCCCCCCTACGTGGCTTTAGTCACCCCCCTCTGCCACGCCTTGAGACTGCTGGCAGAGCAGCGACTACGTCGGGTGGGCCACCAGCAGAATGGCCTGGGGACAG GGGGTTTACCAACTCCACAAGAATTGATGGCGCGGCTCCTG GCCCTCGCTGTCTCCCCCTTGGAAGGGACCGGCCGAGGAGCTGCCGTGCTGCTCCTGATGAACGCCCTACGTCCAGAGGCCTACAGGGATGTGGGGGAGCACTGGTGGGTGGAGATACCTGCCCTGGTCCGCTACCTGGAAG GCCACAGCAAGTACACGCTCGAGCCTGCAGCCTGGGAAGCCAAACTCTTGGAGGTAACACCAGTGGGGCGAGCAAACCAGCTGTTCCTGTGGCATTGCTGA